The Alnus glutinosa chromosome 7, dhAlnGlut1.1, whole genome shotgun sequence genome includes a region encoding these proteins:
- the LOC133873871 gene encoding uncharacterized protein LOC133873871, with translation MIALKNIQTSFTATKHAFFHTGRPVNTKSSFLCLCKPNDSNSEASPPEGDTRKQELLARIAMLQAQKVRLTDYLDERSAYLTQFGEEAIAEFDKIGEDALKGLDEAGARVMENMETRMQAFEEAAEMNRQEIEQNENILEEFEGQMEEGRNEGLFFKSLSRRTPIKKAKAKEEMEKINQVTKENAGSKTRKNIYLALIGLIAIGLADAFLSSSSDWRKVAALGAILVALLSQLNYEQRMFSETENTEREKTREEKK, from the exons atgaTTGCCCTCAAAAACATTCAGACCTCTTTCACTGCCACCAAGCATGCCTTTTTCCACACGGGAAGACCCGTCAACACAAAGAGTTCTTTCCTGTGCCTCTGCAAGCCCAATGATTCCAATTCAGAGGCTTCTCCGCCCGAAGGAGATACCCGTAAGCAAGAGCTGCTGGCCAGAATAGCGATGCTTCAGGCTCAAAAAGTCCGGCTCACCGACTACTTGGATGAGAGATCAGCTTATCTAACACAATTTGGTGAAGAAGCCATTGCTGAGTTCGACAAGATTGGAGAAGATGCCCTCAAAGGACTGGATGAAGCTGGTGCCAGG GTAATGGAGAATATGGAGACCCGCATGCAGGCCTTCGAGGAAGCCGCTGAGATGAACAGGCAAGAGATTGAGCAGAACGAAAACATATTAGAAGAGTTCGAAGGTCAGATGGAGGAAGGCCGGAATGAAGGGCTGTTCTTCAAGAGCCTGAGCAGGAGGACACCtataaaaaaagcaaaagccaAGGaggaaatggagaagataaaccaaGTTACTAAAGAGAACGCTGGATCAAAAACCAGGAAGAACATTTACCTCGCGTTAATAGGCCTGATAGCCATTGGCCTCGCTGATGCTTTCCTGTCTTCTTCATCTGACTGGCGAAAGGTTGCAGCTCTCGGAGCAATTCTAGTGGCTTTACTCTCACAGTTAAACTACGAGCAGAGGATGTTTTCAGAAACAGAAAATACAGAGAGGGAAAAGACTCGTGAAGAAAAGAAGTGA
- the LOC133873870 gene encoding protein NRT1/ PTR FAMILY 8.1-like, which yields MAEEDIYTQDGTVDIHKNPADKRKTGHWKACRFILGNECCERLAYYGMGTNLVNYLKQRLNQGNVTASNNVTNWSGTCYITPLIGAFLADAYLGRYWTIAGFSVIYVFGMTLLTLSASVHGLEPSCDKNSCHPTKAQTAVFFIALYLIALGTGGIKPCVSSFGADQFDETDENERKKKSSFFNWFYFSINIGALIASSVLVWIQMNVGWGWGFGIPAVAMAIAVVSFFSGSRLYRIQKPGGSPITRIFQVIVASFRKHNVEVPADKSLLYETADGECNIKGSRKLEHTDKLRFFDKAAVETQTDQIKGLSNPWRLCSVTQVEELKAIIRLLPVWATGIVFATVYSQMSTMFVLQGNTMDPHMGPHFEIPAASLSIFDTLSVIFWAPLYDQIIVPYARRFTGNERGFTQLQRMGIGLVISIFSMVTAGILEIVRLDIIRRNNYYDLTYIPMSIFWQVPQYFLVGCAEVFTFIGQLEFFYDQAPDAMRSLCSALSLTTVALGNYLSTLLVTVVTKITTKNGKLGWIPDNLNRGHLDYFYWLLAILSLLNFLVYLWIARWYTYKKATGRAH from the exons ATGGCAGAGGAAGACATCTATACACAGGATGGTACTGTGGACATCCATAAGAATCCTGCTGACAAGAGAAAGACTGGACATTGGAAAGCATGCCGGTTTATTCTTG GAAATGAATGTTGTGAGAGGTTGGCATACTATGGTATGGGCACCAACCTGGTGAATTATCTGAAGCAGCGTCTCAATCAGGGAAATGTCACAGCCTCCAACAATGTCACCAATTGGTCAGGGACCTGCTACATCACACCATTGATTGGAGCCTTTCTTGCTGATGCATACTTGGGAAGATATTGGACAATTGCTGGTTTCTCAGTCATCTATgttttt gggATGACACTCTTAACGTTGTCTGCTTCCGTCCATGGACTAGAGCCATCATGCGATAAAAACAGTTGCCACCCAACAAAAGCACAGACTGCAGTCTTTTTCATAGCACTTTACTTGATCGCTCTTGGGACTGGTGGAATCAAGCCATGTGTCTCTTCTTTCGGTGCTGATCAATTTGATGAAACcgatgagaatgagaggaaaaagaagagctCTTTCTTCAATTGGTTTTACTTTTCCATCAATATTGGTGCGCTTATTGCTTCCTCAGTCTTGGTCTGGATACAAATGAATGTGGGCTGGGGATGGGGGTTTGGAATCCCAGCAGTTGCAATGGCCATTGCAGTTGTGTCTTTTTTCTCAGGCAGCCGGTTGTACCGGATTCAGAAACCTGGAGGGAGCCCTATTACAAGGATTTTCCAGGTTATTGTTGCATCCTTCCGGAAACATAATGTTGAAGTACCTGCTGATAAGTCTCTTCTATATGAAACTGCGGATGGGGAATGTAATATCAAAGGAAGTCGCAAGCTTGAACACACTGACAAGTTAAG GTTCTTTGACAAGGCTGCAGTGGAGACCCAAACTGACCAAATTAAGGGCTTGTCAAACCCATGGAGACTCTGTTCAGTGACACAAGTAGAAGAGCTCAAGGCCATTATCCGGCTGCTACCAGTATGGGCAACTGGAATAGTCTTTGCAACAGTTTACAGTCAAATGAGCACCATGTTTGTTTTACAAGGCAACACAATGGATCCACACATGGGTCCTCACTTCGAAATTCCGGCAGCATCGCTCTCCATCTTCGACACACTTAGCGTGATCTTCTGGGCTCCGTTGTATGACCAAATCATCGTCCCATATGCGAGGAGGTTCACTGGCAATGAAAGGGGCTTCACCCAGCTCCAACGAATGGGCATTGGCCTTgtcatttctattttctccATGGTCACTGCAGGGATTCTGGAGATTGTTCGGCTCGACATTATTAGGAGGAACAATTACTATGACCTCACCTACATTCCCATGTCAATTTTCTGGCAAGTCCCACAGTATTTTCTCGTTGGATGTGCAGAAGTTTTCACTTTCATTGGACAGTTGGAGTTTTTCTATGACCAAGCACCTGATGCTATGAGAAGCTTGTGCTCAGCTCTGTCTCTCACAACTGTGGCATTGGGGAATTACTTGAGCACTCTGCTCGTAACAGTTGTGACAAAAATCACCACAAAGAATGGGAAGCTTGGTTGGATTCCAGATAATCTGAACAGGGGCCATCTTGATTACTTCTACTGGCTCTTGGCCATTCTCAGCCTGCTCAACTTCTTGGTCTATCTCTGGATTGCTAGGTGGTATACATACAAGAAGGCCACAGGGCGTGCTCACTGA